Proteins encoded by one window of Culicoides brevitarsis isolate CSIRO-B50_1 chromosome 2, AGI_CSIRO_Cbre_v1, whole genome shotgun sequence:
- the LOC134830873 gene encoding putative ferric-chelate reductase 1 homolog isoform X2 produces MTFFRPLSILLLLVSVVVAYPSGAPNAVCETLSPRHKENVPQTDPSPFVFKLNSTEVMGGDVVEVTVTSDTPGKTFRGFVAQAREDIAVYEPRGTFILEDGSPAKTSKCKNEDDTVTHISRDDKTAVKFYYKAPNDFAGVVTITGTILEVFTTFYEKVQSPQITIRNNGQSSSTTEKPSVNDTLFDTCGTTKSCFGQPDNCIERNSCSFATTVAKSPEGNYIFELISFEANAKWVAVALSSSEFMSDTSVMECVKNSNAVSDVKKYDSWMSKNPRGVTRQGIVQTTSKLISTRLTAHMFMCNIERPAKTTVNNQIFDLDNTEYHLLLASGTDLSDNGDSIGIHNLGAKASDKRLLGDIRPFASPSNLLYKLHGVFMFTAWLGTSTIGIFFARYFKKQWQGRQFMQKDLWFVGHQASMILTWLLTIVGFILIFVKIGAWSSTKNPHPILGLITTILCFIQPLGALFRPAPNAKNRRWFNWIHFVIGNTAHFLGLVSIFFAVSLMKAELPFEMYYIMIAFGVYYAVAHILFSVATEEENLNELKTSGGSSCKNFLLLAHVVIVLILTVVGIVLICRPIDDSR; encoded by the exons atgacattttttcgaCCTTTAAGCATTTTATTGCTGCTCGTTTCGGTCGTTGTTGCTTATCCAAGCGGAGCTCCTAATGCCGTGTGTGAAACTTTGTCGCCGCGTCACAAAGAAAATGTTCCCCAAACTGATCCCAGTCCATTTGTGTTCAAATTAAACAGCACCGAAGTCATGGGCGGCGATGTTGTAGAAGTTACCGTGACAAGTGACACCCCGGGGAAAACTTTTCGTGGATTTGTAGCGCAAGCGAGGGAAGATATTGCTGTTTACGAGCCACGCGGAACATTTATTCTCGAAGATGGAAGTCCAGCGAAGACGAGCAAGTGTAAAAATGAAGATGACACAGTGACTCACATAAGCCGCGATGATAAAACtgcagtaaaattttattacaaggcACCGAATGACTTTGCTGGCGTAGTTACAATTAC cGGAACAATTCTCGAAGTCTTCACTACTTTCTACGAAAAAGTTCAGTCACCACAGATAACAATTAGAAATAATGGACAGTCATCAAGTACAACAGAAAAGCCATCAGTTAATGACACACTTTTCGATACATGTGGCACAACAAAGTCATGTTTTGGGCAGCCAGACAATTGTATCGAAAGAAATTCGTGTAGTTTCGCTACCACAGTGGCAAAATCACCCGAGGGCAATTATATCTTTGAGTTAATTTCCTTcgaag CTAATGCCAAATGGGTCGCTGTAGCTCTCAGCTCATCAGAATTCATGTCAGATACATCGGTTATGGagtgtgtaaaaaattcaaacgctGTTTccgatgtaaaaaaatacgattcTTGGATGTCGAAGAATCCACGAGGCGTTACGCGTCAAGGAATCGTTCAAACGACATCGAAACTGATTTCAACAAGACTCACTGCCCACATGTTCATGTGTAACATCGAAAGACCCGCCAAAACTACCGTAAATAATCAGATTTTCGACTTAGATAACACGGAATATCATCTGTTGCTTGCGTCAGGCACCGATTTGAGTG ATAACGGAGATAGCATCGGAATACATAATCTGGGTGCAAAAGCCAGTGATAAGCGATTATTGGGCGATATACGACCATTTGCGAGTCCCTCGAACTTGTTGTATAAGTTACATGGCGTATTTATGTTCACCGCATGGCTCGGAACATCCACAATCGGCATATTTTTTGCGAGATATTTCAAGAAACAATGGCAAGGACGACAATTTATGCAAAAGGACTTGTGGTTTGTG GGACATCAAGCATCGATGATACTAACGTGGCTCCTAACAATCGTGggattcattttaattttcgttaaaatcggGGCTTGGAGTAGCACGAAGAACCCACATCCGATTTTGGGACTGATAACGACGATTTTGTGCTTTATTCAACCATTAGGGGCACTTTTTAGACCAGCGCCTAATGCGAAAAATCGTCGATGGTTTAATTGGATCCATTTTGTCATCGGAAATACGGCGCACTTTTTAGGAt tggtCAGTATTTTCTTCGCCGTATCGCTCATGAAAGCGGAATTGCCGTTCGAAATGTACTACATAATGATTGCCTTTGGCGTTTATTATGCAGTTGCTCACATCCTATTTTCCGTGGCGACGGAAGAGGAAAATCTCAATGAGCTCAAAACGAGCGGCGGAAGTAGTTGCAAGAATTTTCTGCTGTTGGCGCACGTCGTCATCGTCCTAATATTAACTGTCGTCGGTATTGTGTTAATTTGTAGACCGATTGACG atTCTAGATAG
- the LOC134830873 gene encoding putative ferric-chelate reductase 1 homolog isoform X1, producing MTFFRPLSILLLLVSVVVAYPSGAPNAVCETLSPRHKENVPQTDPSPFVFKLNSTEVMGGDVVEVTVTSDTPGKTFRGFVAQAREDIAVYEPRGTFILEDGSPAKTSKCKNEDDTVTHISRDDKTAVKFYYKAPNDFAGVVTITGTILEVFTTFYEKVQSPQITIRNNGQSSSTTEKPSVNDTLFDTCGTTKSCFGQPDNCIERNSCSFATTVAKSPEGNYIFELISFEANAKWVAVALSSSEFMSDTSVMECVKNSNAVSDVKKYDSWMSKNPRGVTRQGIVQTTSKLISTRLTAHMFMCNIERPAKTTVNNQIFDLDNTEYHLLLASGTDLSDNGDSIGIHNLGAKASDKRLLGDIRPFASPSNLLYKLHGVFMFTAWLGTSTIGIFFARYFKKQWQGRQFMQKDLWFVGHQASMILTWLLTIVGFILIFVKIGAWSSTKNPHPILGLITTILCFIQPLGALFRPAPNAKNRRWFNWIHFVIGNTAHFLGLVSIFFAVSLMKAELPFEMYYIMIAFGVYYAVAHILFSVATEEENLNELKTSGGSSCKNFLLLAHVVIVLILTVVGIVLICRPIDGTEEM from the exons atgacattttttcgaCCTTTAAGCATTTTATTGCTGCTCGTTTCGGTCGTTGTTGCTTATCCAAGCGGAGCTCCTAATGCCGTGTGTGAAACTTTGTCGCCGCGTCACAAAGAAAATGTTCCCCAAACTGATCCCAGTCCATTTGTGTTCAAATTAAACAGCACCGAAGTCATGGGCGGCGATGTTGTAGAAGTTACCGTGACAAGTGACACCCCGGGGAAAACTTTTCGTGGATTTGTAGCGCAAGCGAGGGAAGATATTGCTGTTTACGAGCCACGCGGAACATTTATTCTCGAAGATGGAAGTCCAGCGAAGACGAGCAAGTGTAAAAATGAAGATGACACAGTGACTCACATAAGCCGCGATGATAAAACtgcagtaaaattttattacaaggcACCGAATGACTTTGCTGGCGTAGTTACAATTAC cGGAACAATTCTCGAAGTCTTCACTACTTTCTACGAAAAAGTTCAGTCACCACAGATAACAATTAGAAATAATGGACAGTCATCAAGTACAACAGAAAAGCCATCAGTTAATGACACACTTTTCGATACATGTGGCACAACAAAGTCATGTTTTGGGCAGCCAGACAATTGTATCGAAAGAAATTCGTGTAGTTTCGCTACCACAGTGGCAAAATCACCCGAGGGCAATTATATCTTTGAGTTAATTTCCTTcgaag CTAATGCCAAATGGGTCGCTGTAGCTCTCAGCTCATCAGAATTCATGTCAGATACATCGGTTATGGagtgtgtaaaaaattcaaacgctGTTTccgatgtaaaaaaatacgattcTTGGATGTCGAAGAATCCACGAGGCGTTACGCGTCAAGGAATCGTTCAAACGACATCGAAACTGATTTCAACAAGACTCACTGCCCACATGTTCATGTGTAACATCGAAAGACCCGCCAAAACTACCGTAAATAATCAGATTTTCGACTTAGATAACACGGAATATCATCTGTTGCTTGCGTCAGGCACCGATTTGAGTG ATAACGGAGATAGCATCGGAATACATAATCTGGGTGCAAAAGCCAGTGATAAGCGATTATTGGGCGATATACGACCATTTGCGAGTCCCTCGAACTTGTTGTATAAGTTACATGGCGTATTTATGTTCACCGCATGGCTCGGAACATCCACAATCGGCATATTTTTTGCGAGATATTTCAAGAAACAATGGCAAGGACGACAATTTATGCAAAAGGACTTGTGGTTTGTG GGACATCAAGCATCGATGATACTAACGTGGCTCCTAACAATCGTGggattcattttaattttcgttaaaatcggGGCTTGGAGTAGCACGAAGAACCCACATCCGATTTTGGGACTGATAACGACGATTTTGTGCTTTATTCAACCATTAGGGGCACTTTTTAGACCAGCGCCTAATGCGAAAAATCGTCGATGGTTTAATTGGATCCATTTTGTCATCGGAAATACGGCGCACTTTTTAGGAt tggtCAGTATTTTCTTCGCCGTATCGCTCATGAAAGCGGAATTGCCGTTCGAAATGTACTACATAATGATTGCCTTTGGCGTTTATTATGCAGTTGCTCACATCCTATTTTCCGTGGCGACGGAAGAGGAAAATCTCAATGAGCTCAAAACGAGCGGCGGAAGTAGTTGCAAGAATTTTCTGCTGTTGGCGCACGTCGTCATCGTCCTAATATTAACTGTCGTCGGTATTGTGTTAATTTGTAGACCGATTGACGGTACGGaggaaatgtaa